One segment of Erigeron canadensis isolate Cc75 chromosome 2, C_canadensis_v1, whole genome shotgun sequence DNA contains the following:
- the LOC122587476 gene encoding glutathionyl-hydroquinone reductase YqjG, whose amino-acid sequence MISSMFIPTKFASKHLLFPFTSLQNTRQMARSALDEMSDTGAFIRSPSTFRSFISRDPKSTFPAEPGRYHLYVSYACPWASRCLAYLKIKGLDKAIGFTSVKPIWERTKESDEHMGWVFPDTDTEQPGAEPDPFNGAKSIRALYELASENYSGKYTVPVLWDKKLRTIVNNESEEIIRMFNTEFNEIAENPSLDLYPSHLQSQINEFNGWIYSGINNGVYKCGFAKKQGPYEEAAKELYNALDKCEEILGKQRYLCGSSLTEADIRLFVTLIRFDEVYAVHFKCNKKLLREFPNLFNYSKDLFQIPGMSSTVNMEHIKKHYYGSHPSINPFGIIPIGPDIDYLSPHDRNRFSA is encoded by the exons ATGATCAGCAGCATGTTCATTCCCACAAAATTTGCTTCCAAGCATCTCCTCTTTCCCTTTACCTCTTTACAG AACACTCGTCAAATGGCTCGTTCCGCATTAGATGAAATGTCGGATACCGGTGCCTTTATAAGAAGTCCTTCAACTTTCCGTAGTTTCATCTCACGAGACCCAAAGTCTACTTTTCCAGCTGAGCCCGGAAGATATCATTTGTATGTGTCATATGCTTGTCCTTGGGCCTCCAGGTGCCTTgcatacttaaaaataaaaggacTTGATAAGGCCATCGGTTTCACg TCAGTTAAACCCATATGGGAGAGAACCAAGGAAAGCGATGAGCACATGGGATGGGTCTTCCCCGATACCGACACAGAGCAACCAGGGGCTGAACCAGATCCTTTTAATGGGGCAAAGAGCATAAGAGCATTATACGAACTTGCCAGTGAAAACTACTCTGGAAAATACACAGTTCCT GTTTTGTGGGATAAGAAACTACGGACTATTGTGAATAACGAGAGTGAGGAGATCATTCGCATGTTCAATACCGAATTCAATGAAATAGCAGAGAATCCATCCTTGGATCTTTACCCATCTCACTTACAAAGCCAAATCAACGAATTTAATGGCTGGATTTACAGTGGGATAAACAATGGTGTATACAAATGTGGCTTTGCAAAAAAGCAAGGGCCTTATGAGGAG GCTGCTAAAGAATTATACAACGCTCTAGACAAATGTGAAGAAATACTCGGTAAACAGCGATACTTATGTGGGAGCTCTCTAACTGAGGCAGATATTCGTTTGTTCGTGACCCTCATAAGGTTTGATGAG GTTTATGCAGTTCACTTCAAGTGCAACAAGAAATTGCTACGTGAGTTTCCAAATCTTTTCAACTACTCAAAAGACTTGTTTCAGATCCCAGGTATGAGTAGCACTGTTAACATGGAGCATATCAAGAAACATTACTACGGAAGTCATCCGTCCATTAACCCGTTTGGTATTATCCCCATTGGCCCTGATATTGACTATCTTTCACCTCACGACAGAAACAGATTTTCTGCTTAA